One Paenibacillus crassostreae DNA segment encodes these proteins:
- a CDS encoding peptidylprolyl isomerase, producing the protein MNKKNVIMPLATMMLAVLLLAGCGNNNAKSGDTTTSQPTEQAPAEQATTLSWDNPPAMEIDITKSYEAEMTTSKGTFTIELFAKDAPITVNNFVFLAKQGFYDDVIFHRIIESFMIQTGDPEGSGRGGPGYKFEDEKTTYQYEPGIVAMANAGSNTNGSQFFICTGADSASLNSQPNYTIFGKVTNGMDVVQAIAATPVEVGASGEMSSPTETVQIKEIKITEK; encoded by the coding sequence ATGAATAAAAAAAATGTAATTATGCCTCTAGCCACGATGATGTTGGCTGTGCTGTTACTAGCTGGTTGTGGCAACAACAATGCAAAAAGTGGGGACACCACTACTAGCCAACCAACGGAGCAAGCGCCTGCGGAACAGGCAACAACGTTGAGCTGGGACAACCCTCCAGCAATGGAGATCGATATTACGAAATCCTATGAGGCCGAAATGACGACTTCCAAAGGAACATTTACGATTGAATTATTTGCAAAAGATGCACCTATCACAGTTAATAACTTTGTATTTTTAGCTAAACAAGGTTTTTACGATGATGTTATTTTCCACCGTATTATTGAATCCTTTATGATTCAGACGGGTGACCCTGAAGGTTCAGGTCGAGGTGGTCCCGGATATAAATTCGAAGATGAGAAGACAACTTATCAGTATGAACCTGGGATTGTAGCCATGGCTAACGCGGGATCCAATACGAATGGTAGCCAGTTCTTTATTTGTACCGGAGCAGATAGTGCGTCACTTAACAGTCAGCCTAACTACACCATCTTCGGTAAGGTAACGAATGGTATGGATGTAGTACAAGCAATCGCAGCTACCCCTGTTGAAGTAGGTGCTTCTGGAGAGATGAGCTCACCAACAGAAACAGTCCAGATTAAAGAGATTAAGATTACAGAGAAGTAA